atatttgaatttgcttataatgGATTATATCTAAAATGGTATTAAAAGCAATCAAATGGTCAATGtttaacactacaaaaaaacttgtatGTGGTGGCGGTTATTAAAAACCGCTACAGTTAGTTGTATAATACGACAACTTCATAACCGccataatttttctttaaaatgtgGCATGTAGAATCACCATAATTATCCTCTGAAATAAATGTTCTCCCGCATTTTGTTCCCTAAGTAACCTTCCTCTTtcctaatgttttttttttcgtatTTCATTTTTTCACTCTTAAATATACAACTTTGACTCTTTTTTCGTATTCGGCCCTCACTCACTGAATTTTCCCCTCTTTTGTATTCCCCTCGCTGAACCTTCTCACCGTAACACAACCTCTCTAACTAAACCTTCCTCTATTTTGTATTCCCCTCTCTTAGTGAACCCTTTTCATTGCAACTGTTCTCATTCTGTGCAACCCTTCTCTTCTCACTCTCATTAGAAATCCTTCACATTCTCAATCTCACTGAAAGCCTTTCATAGTCTCACCACAAACCCCTCTTCTCACTCTAAACGAAAACCCCTCTTCTCATTCTTACCAGAAACTCTTCTTCTCAATCTCATCGCAAAGTGTTCTCACTCTCACTGTTTTCAGCCTCATTGCAAACCATCTCACCCTCTCACTCTTCACACCGTAATTTTTTACCGCCATTGCCGTCGCAATCATTGGTTTGTTGTTGCAACAGGTACATCGTCGCAACGAATCTACTTTTTTGCAATGTTATGATTTTGAAATTGGattgaatatatatttgttaaatACTGTTTGAGGTATGAGCTGAAATGCATTGAATATGATTTTGAAATTGGAGTAAATGTATATTGCTAATATAGTTTGAGGGATGGACTGAAATGCAttgaatatgatttttaaattggattGAATATATATTGGCAAATACAGTTTGAGGGATGTGCTGAAATGCATTGAATATGATTTTGAAATATTGGATtgaatatatattgataaatacAGCTTGAGGGATGGCcttaaatgcattttttttatcaacaaaagcCTGAAATGCATTGAATATATATTGTTAAAGTTTCGTGTAAATATCCTTATCTAAGGTTTGGGAGACTATAAAAGATGTTGTGTTGAgtgatatgaaaataaaatgttttcaaggataaaatataattaaagggTTGACAACAGTTTATTTGTACCTTGTAATGCGATGAATGGGGTTGACTTTTGTTGAATCTTAAATGTAATAATAAAGTATAATGTTAAACTGATTATCTCTTTTCAGTCCTTAAGCATTTTGCTGTCCTTATGCATTTCCTTTTTCATAAATGTAATAATAAAACATGATGTTAAACTTCATATGTAAATGCTTCTAGTTATTATATATGGAGAAATTTTCACACCTAAATGCTTCTGATTATATAGGGAAATTACATATGAAAAAACTTCAACATGTATACGCTCCTaatcattatataaaaaaataaaaattcacacGTAAAAATTTCTACTTGACTATGACGTCATTGTCTACCAAAATATTcgtatatgaataaaaaaattgtatataaattccaattatattcaaaatatataaatgcgcctagtcattaaaaaaattattatcattaatattattcctattaataataataacaatattatttattattaattgttattattattgataataataatcataataatagtaaaattattattatcatcattaataataataataattataaaaaactaaattaatcagtaatttttgttatatatttagttataaTATTTGTGTTCGATTCTACTCTAACAACAcagtaatattaataaaaataaaaatattaataaaaataattgtaataataaaattagttataatcaaaataatgatattaatgTCCAATCATTGCCTAAAcagtttataaaattttaatacctAATGatatttgttgataatttttgaATGTTCTTTCCTCACAAATAACGTGGTATCTATATATTGTCAGAACAACTGGTCATTTATAATTCTCTCGGTGTGCTCTGGAAGTTTGTTTGCTGCAGATTTATTGCAGCTCAATAGAGGACGCAATGCTGCAGATGATGTGAAAGAATTAATTGCAGTAGGTGTTTCAACCACAACTGATGAAGTTCTTTTATATCACGAACATATGGATGGTGGCCTGATTGTGATTTTGGTTGAGTGATACAAGGTGCAATCTTGGTACACAGGAATAAAGCTGAAGATCTCGGCAGGAAGTAATTCTGGTTGCTGCTATAGGTAGTTGAGAGAGGTAGCACCAGTTATTAAGCTTTGGATGTGGAGGTTGTGTTGCAAGCCACTCGTTAAGGTAGTTGTCAAGTTGGTGGGAGGATTACGTTGGTTTTCTGGTGGTTTTGAAATCCTGTTTAGTGTTATTTGCACCAGTCCAACAGAATAATAGAAACAGAATGGAGGCTGGTGTAGGTTGTTTATTTATGCAGTAGTTTTTATTTTCCTCCTATTTTGGGGAGTTCTTTTTAGAGGTCTTAAAACATGATTGAGAGTGTGTAAAGGGTTAGGATATCCTTTTCTATctctcttaatttaatttcattcctgataaaagaaaatgtaatatataattcaataacATTTTTAACGTGACGCAAAACACGGAAGATATTCCAGCTACATTTTCTTTGGCTCTCGTCTATACACGTAAGTGAGAGAGTGACTATGCGGTTCCTACAAACCATGCATGCAACGTACGAGAAATCTCATATCTATTCAATCATATCTATTCAAAATCTACCCCCAACATAGCACAGTTACAAAACTGAAAAGTGTGTCTGAATTACAATATTAAAAGTATTTAGTCTCGTACATGATAATGAGTAGCAATGTGTACTAAAAATACTTATATGAACTAATTCTAGTATTTCGAATttgatagaaattaaaaattaactagTACATTAGgaaatactttaattttaattcgttcaattttattgataaaactatcttaaaaaaaattccgTCATTATGATTGGATGATAAtcgttaatttataaaattcatattaCTAGAAAAGATTTCATTAGTGTAACATGTTTACATGAAAAAGGAAAACTTATCTTTTCACACTAAAACACACACTTTACaattctttataataatatttttaattaaaaaataaaataaaaataataaaaatattaatattttaggaTGTTACATTTCAcaactctttataataatataataatattttaaatcaaaaaataaaataaaataaaataaaaatattaatatatcacttctcaataaaaaaaagttgtcagaaaaatatattattaaattttgaatatggTAAATAAAACAATAAGCATTGAACATCCCTTATTTAATTCCTTCTATGTGCAAGCAACtttttcttgtataaaaaaGTTCTAGTCTCTATACTTCTGCACTCAGGATGTTAACATAAAGGAAATAATCTCGGATGCTGATATGTTACcactaaaaaaaatctacttctcaaattaataaaataatattttaatcatatttaatttatttttttaattttaaatattatattattattataagatgactttttttatatatattttactgTGTATGATGTGGAAGAAATCTTTCCCAACAACCTCAttcttcaaatatatttttttttaataaaacgttatattataataaaataataatttattgaaatataaaGTAAATGTTCCAGTTAAGGATATCAAAGAATGAGTGGTCTAACATCAGACTCCAGACTACTATAAATTAGGGACTCCGCATTGCTCTTTCTCAAATTACAATTCTCATATCAACAACAAACCATACATAGAAATGAAGTATCTAAGCTCCTACTTTACCTTTGTTACTGCCATTgcactctttttttcctttcaaccTTCTTCAGCAGATTCTCATGAAAACTTTGTTCGATGTCTTTACAATTATCCCCACATCACCAACACAATCTCCAATGTTGTTTACACCCAAACCAACTCTTCATACTCCTCTCTCCTAGATCATACCATTGAAAATCGTAGATTCTCCAACTCAAGCTCAAAACCCCTTGTCATTGTCACACCACTGGATGTTTCCCAAATTCAAGCCACTATAATCTGTTCCCAACGCCATGGCCTGCAGATTCGAACCCGAAGTGGAGGCCATGATTACGAGGGTCTCTCCTACGTTGCCCAGGTTCCATTTGTCCTCCTTGATCTCTCAAACCTTCGACAAATCGCAGTTAACGAAGAAAGCCGAACTGCATGGGTTCAATCTGGGGCAACCCTTGGTGAACTTTACTACAGCATTAACCAAAAAAGCAAAACGCTAGGGTTCCCAGCTGGTGTGTGCGCCAGTGTGGGCATTGGTGGCCACTTCAGTGGAGGTGGTTATGGACTCATGATGCGTAAGTACGGTATTGCTGCAGATAATGTCATAGATGCTCACATAATCGATGTGAATGGTAATCTTCTTGACAGACAAGCCATGGGTGAGGATCTGTTTTGGGCCATTAGAGGAGGTGGTGGAGCAAGCTTTGGAGTCATTGTGTCTTGGAAGGTAAAACTGGTTCCAGTTCCATCAACTGTGACAGTGTTCAATGTTTCAAGGACATTGGAAGAGAATGCAACCGAGATCATTCAAAAGTGGCAGCTTGTGGCCCATAAATTGGACGAACGCATAATGATTAGGGTGGACATAGCAAGGGTTAATTCAAGTCAACATGGAAAGCTAACAATACAAGCCAGTTTTGTGTCCTTGTTTCTGGGAGGAGTAGAAGAGCTTATTCCATTGATGCAAAACAACCTCCCAGAGTTGGGTTTGGACAGAAACGACTGTAAAGAGACGAGTTGGATTGGGTCAGCTATTTTCACCAATGCTGTGTTGATTGGATCTTCAGGGAATGAATCCCCCGAATCTATGCTCAACCAAACTCAAATTCGTTCTGGGTATTTCAAAGCAAAATCTGATTATGTGAAACAACCCATTCCTATTGAGGGATTACGAGGATTATGGCGTTTGCTTTGTGACGTTAAGGTTGAATATGCTCAACTTCAATTGGCTCCTTATGGGGGCATAATGAACGAGATTTCAGAGTCTGAAATTGCGTTCTCGCACAGATCTCAATACATTTTTCATATCGAATATGGGGTCACCTGGCAAGAGGAAGGGGACGAGATAGCACAAAGGCATATGGATTGGATTAGAAGACTCTATAAATATATGGAACCTTATGTTTCAAATTCTCCAAGAGCTGCATATATAAATTACAGAGACCTTGACATTGGGGTAAATAACAATGGTTTCACAAGCTACACCCAAGCCAGCATTTGGGGTTTGAAGTATTTCAATAATAATTTCAAGAGATTGGCTAGAGTGAAGACCAAGGTTGATCCTGAAAATTTTTTCAGGAACGAACAAAGCATTCCTATACTGTCGATGGaagaatattaaattatttttaaaccaTCTAGTatgtaaaattcaaataaaataaatttaatgaatGGTAAACCATCTAGTATCTaccattcaaataaaatatgttgttatgcttttaatatatgttttttctgAAGTAATTCAAATGTTTAGAATTATACCTAATAAGAAATATAACATTGACTTCACACCGCTTGCGTGACATTAATTTACTTTACAGACGTGACATTTGGTGAAGATGTGACACTGactctatattataatatatgacaTAGTATACGCAAAATTGGTTACCCATGTGTGTAAGTAGTTAGTTATGTGACGTacgcaaaactggttacccAGCCATAGGTTCCTCCACATATACTGGCAcacgcaaaactggttacccgtGTGTCTGTAAGTAGTTACTTATATGACGTTTATGGCTACTCACTCTTCattgaaaaaaaatcttttttttaataaaaatcatatattacatcggttacaTGGCTTAACCGGTGTAATAACCCTACTAGAACTGGTTACCCAACCACAGGTTCCTCCACATATACTAGCAcacgcaaaactggttacccgtGTATATAtaagtggttacttatgtgacgcacgcaaaactggttacccgtGTGTCTGTAAGTGATTACTTATATGTGACGTTTATGACCCACCCactctttatgaaaaaaaatcaattttttttaatataggtcatatattacattggttaaccgatgtaatatgagTCATTTTgagtaaaaacaaatatattacaccggttattACTAATAACTAatgtaatatattcttttttaccCTAATTTGAAGTCCGCGCTGCTAATTCGCGCGCAATCTAACTCTGTCACGTCATTGCCACGTCTGCAACGTCAAATGTGTGTTAGTGTTAGAGGGtgttaatatatcaaaactcaCTTAATAATAATGTTCACAAAAATGTCATCTTATTAGAGTATTATTGACAAAAGtgaaatattattatagttGAAGATTACTCTAAAATGATACATAAAACTTCTTATTTCTATGACTATCTTAAATGTTTCTTAGACATTCCTTTTAAAACACTGCCTCACCTCGACTAGATCTACGGAGATTTCCTTAGCTGATATTGCATCCTCAAATAAATTAACTTCCTTCAGCTAGAACATCCCACTAAGTTGTATCTGTATTGAATCTTCTTTCCTCTCTCAAACAACCCACAAGTTGTATCTGTATTGTCAGAACAGCTGTCATATAATTCAATCACATTTTTAACGTGAGGCAACACGGTAGACATTCCAGCTACATTTTTTTGGCGCTTACGTAACCCACTATCTAGACTTATTATGGATGTTGACATTAAACTCACATTGGTTAAAATATCTATATATACATTGGCGCATCTtgcttaaaataatataaaaagcaAGTTTGGCTCATGCAGTGATAAGTCTAGTCTCTGCACTTATGATGTGGACATAAAGGAAATAACCTCACtcttcaaatatatatatatatatatatatatatatatatatatatatatatatatatatatatatatatatatataatataaaaagcaAGTTTGGCTCATGCAGTGATAAGTCTAGTCTCTGCACTAATGATGTAGACATAAAGGAAATAACCTCACtcttcaaatatatatatatatatatatatatatatataatataaaaagcaAGTTTGGCTCATGCAGTGATAAGTCTAGTCTCTGCACTTATGATGTGGACATAAAGGAAATAACCTCACtcttcaaatatatatatatatatatatatatataataaaataataattaattgaaatataaaGTAAATGTAGATTACAGTTATGGGTATCCAACATTAGACTCCAGACTACCATAAATTAGGGACTATTGGCATTGGTCTTTCTGAAATTACAATTCTCATATCAACAACAAACCATAGATAGAAATGAAGCATCTAAGCTCCTACTTTACCTTTGCTACTGCCATTgcactctttttttcctttcaaccTTCTTCACAAGATACTCATGAAAACTTTGTTCCATGTCTTTACAATTATCCAAACATCACTAACTCAATCTCCAATGTTGTTTACATCCAAACCAACTCTTCATACTCCTCTGTCCTAGATCTTACCATTGTAAATCGTAGATTCTCCAACTCAAGCACAAAACCCCTTGTCATTGTCACACCACTGGATGTTTCCCAAATTCTAGCAACTATAATCTGTTCCCAACGCCATGGACTGCAGATTCGAACCCGAAGCGGAGGCCATGATTACGAGGGTCTCTCCTACGTTGCCGGGGTTCCATTTGTCCTCCTTGATCTCTCAAACCTTCGACAAATCGCAGTTGACGAAGAAAACCGAACTGCATGGGTTCAATCTGGGGCAACCCTTGGTGAACTTTACTACAGGATTAGCCAGAAAAGCAAATCGCTGGGGTTCCCAGCCGGTGTGTGCGCCACTGTGGGCATTGGTGGCCACATCAGTGGAGGTGGTTATGGACTCATGATGCGTAAGTACGGTATTGCTGCAGATAATGTCATAGATGCTCACATAATCGATGTGAATGGTAACCTTCTTGACAGACAAGCCATGGGAGAGGATCTGTTTTGGGCCATTAGAGGAGGTGGTGGAGCAAGCTTTGGAGTCATTGTGGCTTGGAAGGTAAAACTGGTTCCAGTTCCATCAACCGTGACAGTGTTCGATGTTTCAAGGACATTGGAAGAGAATGCAAGCGAGATCATTCAAAAGTGGCAGCTTGTGGCCAATAAATTGGACGAGCGCATAATGATTAGGGTGGACATAGGAAGGGTAAATTCACGTCAACATGGAAAGGTAACAATAAAAGAGCGCATAATGATTAGGGTGGACATAGGAAGGGTAAATTCACGTCAACATGGAAAGGTAACAATAAAAGCGAGGTTTGTGTCCTTGTTTCTGGGAGGTGTAGAAGAGCTTATTCAATTGATGCAAAAGAGCTTCCCAGAGTTGGGTTTGGACAGAAAAGACTGTAAAGAGATGAGTTGGATTGGCTCAGCTGTCTTCTTCAATGCTGTGTTGATTGGAACTTCAGGCAATGAACCCCCTGAAGTTATGTTGAACAGAACTCAACTTCATTTATGGAAATACAAAGGAAAATCTGATTATGTTAGCCAACCCATTCCCGTTGAAGGATTACAAGGGTTATGGCATTTGCTTTATGATGCTAAGGTTGAAAATACTCAGCTTCAATTGGCTCCTTACGGGGGCAGAATGTATGAGATTTCGGAATCTGAAATTCCATTTTCTCACAGATCTAGATACATATTTCATATTCACTATAACACCAAATGGCAAGAGGAAGGGGATGAGATAGCACAAAAAAACATGAATTTTGTTAGAAGAATGTATAAATATATGGAACCATATGTTTCAAATTCTCCAAGAGCTGCATATATGAATTACAGAGACCTTGACATTGGGGTAAATAACAATGGCTACACAAGCTACACCCAAGCCAAAATCTGGGATTTGAAGTATTTCAATAATAATTTCAAGAGATTGGCTAGAGTGAAGACCAAGGTGGATCCTGACAATTTTTTCAGAAACGAACAAAGCATTCCTACGTTGTCCATggagaaaaattaaattatctttAGACCATCATCTAGTGTTGTtgtatgtttttaatttatgtttgtGAGAGTAACTCAAATGTTTAAAATTACGTAGACTAAATAATAGTGTTCACAAAAATGCCAAGTTATTAGAGTTGcattgacaaaaaaaaagcAATCTGGAAGACTACTCTaacaaagttattttttttaaaagttgacaacgtaaaataaataactttttaatttcaCAACTCTTTAtactaatataataatattttaaattaaaaagtaaaataaaattaattaaaatattaatattttagaatgtTAAGTGTATATTGATTATGTGAAAAAGTTgtcagaaaaatatattattaaattttgaatactGTAAATAAAACCATAAGCATTCAACATCCCTTATTTAATTCCTTCCATGTGTAAGCaactttttcttatataaaaaaagctCGATCCTACATACCGatagttattaaaaatatttatttcactgagtttttctttattaaatatgaaataaactTCTTTTAAAATGTATCCGTGTCGGATGCACATATTGGTGTCGACACTCGTAGGACACTTAACGGTTAAgtattcaattcaaaaaatatttgttgtattttttaaaattctagcatgattttaacacaattttaaaaggtataaatacaataattttctaaaaactcaaatttttgtataaatttttattaaaaataaggaacaaattcttttgaaccagtcatgaaaaatatcttacATTCTCTCAAAGGAATATGAAACATATTTTtccacataaatatttattttcaatttatataattcaaaattatataatatatagaatcgtgtccccgtatcctacattttagaaattatacgtaTTTTCGTATCCGTGTCATGTCACTGTCCGTATCCATATCTATACTACGTATCATTAAATGGTTAAACATGGGTGTTGATATATATTAATACTCTCTATACTAAAAACATTCACTTTAtatcataataaattaatatcttattttatttatttaatatcaaatGTATATCATGTACTTTAAACAAAATTTGGTCAAAAAAAATACATACATTGGCCCATTTGTCGCATCTtgcttaaaataatataaaaagcaatattataataaaataataatttattgaaatataaaGTAAATGTTCAAGTTAAGGATATCAAAGAATGAGTGGTCTAACATCAGACTCCAGACTACTATAAATTAGGAACTCCGCATTGTTCTTTCTCAAATTACAATTCTCATACAGAGAAATGAAGTATCTAAACTCCTACTTTACCTTTGCTACTGCCATTgcactctttttttcctttcaaccTTCTTCAGCAGATTCTCATGAAAACTTTGTTCGATGTCTTTACAATTATCCCCACATCACCAACACAATCTCCAATGTTGTTTACACCCAAACCAACTCTTCATACTCCTCTCTCCTAGATCATACCATTGAAATTCGTAGATTCTCCAACTCAAGCTCAAAACCCCTTGTCATTGTCACACCACTGGATGTTTCCCAAATTCAAGCAACTATAATCTGTTCCCAACGCCATGGCCTACAGATTCGAACCCGAAGTGGAGGCCATGATTACGAGGGTCTCTCCTACGTTGCCCAGGTTCCATTTGTCCTCCTTGACCTCTTAAACCTTCGAGAAATCACAGTTGACGAAGAAAGCCGAAC
The sequence above is a segment of the Phaseolus vulgaris cultivar G19833 chromosome 2, P. vulgaris v2.0, whole genome shotgun sequence genome. Coding sequences within it:
- the LOC137811772 gene encoding tetrahydroberberine oxidase-like, whose product is MKYLSSYFTFVTAIALFFSFQPSSADSHENFVRCLYNYPHITNTISNVVYTQTNSSYSSLLDHTIENRRFSNSSSKPLVIVTPLDVSQIQATIICSQRHGLQIRTRSGGHDYEGLSYVAQVPFVLLDLSNLRQIAVNEESRTAWVQSGATLGELYYSINQKSKTLGFPAGVCASVGIGGHFSGGGYGLMMRKYGIAADNVIDAHIIDVNGNLLDRQAMGEDLFWAIRGGGGASFGVIVSWKVKLVPVPSTVTVFNVSRTLEENATEIIQKWQLVAHKLDERIMIRVDIARVNSSQHGKLTIQASFVSLFLGGVEELIPLMQNNLPELGLDRNDCKETSWIGSAIFTNAVLIGSSGNESPESMLNQTQIRSGYFKAKSDYVKQPIPIEGLRGLWRLLCDVKVEYAQLQLAPYGGIMNEISESEIAFSHRSQYIFHIEYGVTWQEEGDEIAQRHMDWIRRLYKYMEPYVSNSPRAAYINYRDLDIGVNNNGFTSYTQASIWGLKYFNNNFKRLARVKTKVDPENFFRNEQSIPILSMEEY
- the LOC137809735 gene encoding tetrahydroberberine oxidase-like translates to MKHLSSYFTFATAIALFFSFQPSSQDTHENFVPCLYNYPNITNSISNVVYIQTNSSYSSVLDLTIVNRRFSNSSTKPLVIVTPLDVSQILATIICSQRHGLQIRTRSGGHDYEGLSYVAGVPFVLLDLSNLRQIAVDEENRTAWVQSGATLGELYYRISQKSKSLGFPAGVCATVGIGGHISGGGYGLMMRKYGIAADNVIDAHIIDVNGNLLDRQAMGEDLFWAIRGGGGASFGVIVAWKVKLVPVPSTVTVFDVSRTLEENASEIIQKWQLVANKLDERIMIRVDIGRVNSRQHGKVTIKERIMIRVDIGRVNSRQHGKVTIKARFVSLFLGGVEELIQLMQKSFPELGLDRKDCKEMSWIGSAVFFNAVLIGTSGNEPPEVMLNRTQLHLWKYKGKSDYVSQPIPVEGLQGLWHLLYDAKVENTQLQLAPYGGRMYEISESEIPFSHRSRYIFHIHYNTKWQEEGDEIAQKNMNFVRRMYKYMEPYVSNSPRAAYMNYRDLDIGVNNNGYTSYTQAKIWDLKYFNNNFKRLARVKTKVDPDNFFRNEQSIPTLSMEKN